The genomic DNA GTGTTTCAGGCGAGCCATTTTTTACTTTTGCAGTAAGCGAACGTGATAATTGATCTCCATAACCTGAAAACCACGCTTTTCCTTTAAACGGAATGTTTACTGGAATTGCATCAGCAGTTAATCTAGCAAACGCTCTTCTTACAGGATTAATTGAGCCTTGATTTCTAGAAGGGTGCACCCGATTTGTAAGCAAAATCGCAATTGTTTGATTGCTTTTACTGACAGCGATTGAAGTGCCTGTAAAGCCAGTATGACCGAACGTCGTTTGTTCTGCGAGCGCATCCATAAACCATCCTTGATTTAGCTCCCATCCCAGACCGTGATCGTTTCCAGGAAAGTCAGGAATTTGATTTTCAATCATTAACCGAACTGATTCAGGTTGTAATATTTGCTTGTCACCGTATCGTCCATCATTTAAAAACATATGGGCAAATTTCCCTAAGTCCTCTGCCGTTGAAAAAACCCCTGCATGACCTGCAACACCGTCTAAAGACAGAGCATTCTCATCATGAACCTCTCCCCAAACGAGACCGCGGTCTGTCCACGGTTGGAATTCTGTTGCTGCAATACGATCTTTTAATGAATGAGGAGGATTGTACATTGTATCTTTCATCTTTAACGGATCTGTAATTGTTTCTTTAACAAATTCATCGAGACGCTTTCCTGATATTCTTTCAACTATTGCCCCTAATGTAATCATGTTCAAGTCGCTATATGTATAAACGGTTCCCGGTTGATTTTGTAATGCGTGCCCGAACACGATTTGCAATCGATCTTCCCTATTTTCACCCATACGATACAATGGAACCCATGCAGGAAGTCCAGAAGTATGAGTCATTAGCTGCTTAACAGTAATTGCTTCCTTTCCATTTTGGGAAAATTCAGGAATGTAAGTAGCAACTCGTTCATCAAGATCAATTGCTCCTTGTTCATATAGTTTCATGACAGCAGTAGAAGTAAACAATTTACTAATGGAGGCCAGATCAAAAATAGTATCCTTCCTCATCTGAACTGGTTTGTCCATCATTGTAAAATGATCATCTTCATAAAGAGCAGCATGTCCGTACGCCTGATGCTTAACGATATGCCCTTTTCTCGCCACCATTACGACCGCCCCGGGTAGAAGCTTGTTATCAATTGCAGCGGTCATGACTCCGTCTATTTTACGAAGTGATCCACTTAACATTCCAGCACCTCTCGGAGAACCAGGATGTAAAATAGGAGACATTGGACCTGACTGATCCCATGAAAAGGATGGATGAGACTTCTGTCGTTGGAAAACAGGCGATTGTTTGTCTTTTTGTTCGATCGTCGGCTCGTGTAGTTTATTCATAGAGGCATCTGCCACACCTGCCCCTATAAAAAAGACGGAAACACTTGCCGCAACTTTCAACATAAAAGCCGACTTTAGCTTTTTCATTCCTTCCTCCTTTATTCCTATAGACTTAACTCATTTAATGACAGCGCTTACAACCGATTGTGTATTCAGCGTACCAAAATAAGTGTCTAGTTGTCTATACCGCTTAAGTTCTATTAAATTAAAAATATCCAAACCTTTTTTCCTATTTTATAAACAGGTCTAGTGGATATAGGTAGTTTAGAGTATTTTCAGCTTGATAACATTAAATTAAAAGTTAGCTCAGACTGTTGACAAACAATCTTCCGTGCTGATTACCTCGACTGTCAAACGTTTTCAATCAGTCTGAGAAAATGAAAATTTACTTATTTTTTTCCATAGCTAAACGCTAATCCTGCTTGTGCGTCTTGTTGAATTCCATATGATGGGATTGGATAGCGAAGCCCGTTCTTTGCTAATTGTTTCATGCCGTCTATTGCTTTTACTAAATCTTCAGGTGTAATTGCCATTAGCAACTCATCATCTTGAACCCCTCCGTATCGCCTTTCAGCAAAACAAGGGATAGATAGACTTGGCTCCTTCGTCTTCAATGCTCGTCCCCAAGAATCTGCACACGAAGACTCCCCGACAATCCCCCAATTGAACTTCTTATAATTTCTCCATTGTAAACCGTTAATAAAGATCATCATTTGTCCAGGTGTGCCATAAATTAAACAAATATCTGGAGGATCTAGACGACATGAGGCGAGTGGAGATACAGCCATTGCTTCATGTTCACCATACGGCACTACGTCCATTGCTTGTTGATGCTTTTCGGCATCCTCTGCTGTTTCATACCACACGCCAGCATATTCTTTTCCTGCTTGCCACTCCTCATCTTGCGGATGTAAACCGAGAACTGCGCCACATTGAGATACTGCCAAATCATCGTTTGTAATCCCTACTGTCCACCCGAGTCGAGCTGCTTGGGCTACGATTTGATCTGCCGTATGAATTTGCTTTGGTCTGCGGATTTTTGGCACATTTTCCATTTCTGCTTTACTTTTAAATAGTTTCATCCCGATAGGAATCGTTCGAATCTTCATTAAATTTTGTAAATCATTGACTATTTCCTTCCAAAAAAACATGTAAAAACCCCCTTTTTCTTATTGCCTCCAAAGCAAAGTGCTACGGGGCAAGAATATTAGTAGATTTTTTAAATTCATAGTAGAAAACCATTTCTTGTCTATTTAGCTCTTCAATTTGCTGTTGATAACTTTTCACATGCTTTATATTTTCTTCTTTTAGTCCGTCAAGCATCATAAGTTGCTTTTTCGATACTGTTAATATTTCTGTTCGAATTGCAGTAATGATCTTTCCTTCACCTTCACTCGTTTCATTGGAAATTAATTTTTCCAGCTTTTTCGTCAACACCGTTAAGTCATCAAAATGATGATTCAAAGATTTGCTCTTATTTAATACATCTTCTGTTTCTATGAGTTCGTGCATTGTCGTAAATGTTTTTAATATCCCCACGTTTTTTCCCCCTTAGCGAAAATCGAACAATGCTGCGATCTTTTTATCTTCAGCAAATAACTCTTCAATGCTCGTTCTGCTCTTTTTTAATTAATTTTTTTTCTTCTTTGATAGCTGATTGATTTGGTTGGAGAAATGATTCAACGGAAGGCATATTTAATGAGGTAATTTGCTCACGGACATCAATTCTCTGGAGTGAACCTTCATCACCAAGATATACTTCATATTCACTTATTAATAAAGCTTGATAGCTTTTCGGATTTGCCTCGATATGATGAATTTTAGATATGAGGATTCTCCTTCTCTTTTCGTAATCATCTATTAGTTCTCTCTGAATCGTTTCCTCGTAACTTTGTAATATTTCCTCTTTCTCGGCGACAATCGAAAGCCCCTTTTGGTAAATTCTAACCGCAGCTGAAATATTTACTTTAATTGTTTTTCCGTTTGCATCTACTGGATAAAGGAGCATGTCCAAACCATCATAGCCTTTCCCCTCTCCGGCAATCGCATTCAGCATCTCCTCAATACTATGACCACTGTTAATAATTTTGAGTACTTTAGAAATATTTTCATCAATAGTATCTAATCTTTTCTGCATTCTTTTATAAATCTGAAATAATTTTATCCCGATCACAATGTCGTGACCGATTTTTACAGTCTCTTTAGTCTTTTGATCACTTCTGATGTTATCCAGAGAGCCAATCAAGTCATATATTGCTTGTAAATCTTTCTCTAGGCCTGCAATTTCTTTAACAACCGCTTTTTTCTCGCTTTCCTTTAAATAGCCGCCTTTAATTAAAGCGTTCAAAAGCGGATCAGAATTTTCAGTTAAATAACGAATTACTTTTAACACTTCGGGTGATTTCTGCTTCATCTGTTTAATCATTGCAGACAATTCATCATAACGAGTAAAGTATGCTTTTACCCCGGATTTTACCCCTTTTTGCATTTCAGTGATTAAATCAAGATTAATTCCGAGCATCGCCTGAGCAACTGCATCTAAGCCACCTTTTTTATAATCATCGGCATATTTAAGAATATATTGCTGAATTTTAGCTGCTTCCTTATCAGGAATTTGATCAACGAGAGAACGAATTCCACTATAGCGCGGATTTGTATCTACATATTTCACATTCCCTATACCTTCAATGAAGCCCCTTTTACCGCTGGCACCATAAAGAGGATCGTCAAGTGAAATGAGCTGAAACGAATTTTCACCTCGATGTTGATAATATTTCTCTGCAAAAGCTTTTACTTCCTCGGGTGGGAGCGAGTAAATGGCATTATAATCATCAAACTTCAAATTAAACTCAGTTGTTAATTCCCACCAAAATTTTTCATCAATTTCTGCCAGCTGATAAAAATCTGGTTGCGCCCCGTTTACACCGTACAGTTTATCAAACTTGCCATCTACTAAGCGTGCGTTC from Bacillus aquiflavi includes the following:
- a CDS encoding serine hydrolase; translation: MKKLKSAFMLKVAASVSVFFIGAGVADASMNKLHEPTIEQKDKQSPVFQRQKSHPSFSWDQSGPMSPILHPGSPRGAGMLSGSLRKIDGVMTAAIDNKLLPGAVVMVARKGHIVKHQAYGHAALYEDDHFTMMDKPVQMRKDTIFDLASISKLFTSTAVMKLYEQGAIDLDERVATYIPEFSQNGKEAITVKQLMTHTSGLPAWVPLYRMGENREDRLQIVFGHALQNQPGTVYTYSDLNMITLGAIVERISGKRLDEFVKETITDPLKMKDTMYNPPHSLKDRIAATEFQPWTDRGLVWGEVHDENALSLDGVAGHAGVFSTAEDLGKFAHMFLNDGRYGDKQILQPESVRLMIENQIPDFPGNDHGLGWELNQGWFMDALAEQTTFGHTGFTGTSIAVSKSNQTIAILLTNRVHPSRNQGSINPVRRAFARLTADAIPVNIPFKGKAWFSGYGDQLSRSLTAKVKNGSPETLTFETWYRTETNADYGLVEGSNDGINYTPISEQLTGSSNWAKHTMKLPEGITYVRFTYYTDSSVNGRGWYIKDISFQSADRMELKSEIYRDDGWELRND
- a CDS encoding DUF169 domain-containing protein is translated as MFFWKEIVNDLQNLMKIRTIPIGMKLFKSKAEMENVPKIRRPKQIHTADQIVAQAARLGWTVGITNDDLAVSQCGAVLGLHPQDEEWQAGKEYAGVWYETAEDAEKHQQAMDVVPYGEHEAMAVSPLASCRLDPPDICLIYGTPGQMMIFINGLQWRNYKKFNWGIVGESSCADSWGRALKTKEPSLSIPCFAERRYGGVQDDELLMAITPEDLVKAIDGMKQLAKNGLRYPIPSYGIQQDAQAGLAFSYGKK
- a CDS encoding DUF6792 domain-containing protein — translated: MKAEQNEVLELEEVWLRTLMLEYNSKKMSKEKFEKELRRIHFEETGEDINANITIIRPDELEGLRDRDSGYDGTAIFFSNEKENIQQLYIVSQGSQDLVDWGYNLFGIYAGQDGGQYEDTSEFLDESLNEIINRGLIKNPLETMKIALAHSLAENNNLNARLVDGKFDKLYGVNGAQPDFYQLAEIDEKFWWELTTEFNLKFDDYNAIYSLPPEEVKAFAEKYYQHRGENSFQLISLDDPLYGASGKRGFIEGIGNVKYVDTNPRYSGIRSLVDQIPDKEAAKIQQYILKYADDYKKGGLDAVAQAMLGINLDLITEMQKGVKSGVKAYFTRYDELSAMIKQMKQKSPEVLKVIRYLTENSDPLLNALIKGGYLKESEKKAVVKEIAGLEKDLQAIYDLIGSLDNIRSDQKTKETVKIGHDIVIGIKLFQIYKRMQKRLDTIDENISKVLKIINSGHSIEEMLNAIAGEGKGYDGLDMLLYPVDANGKTIKVNISAAVRIYQKGLSIVAEKEEILQSYEETIQRELIDDYEKRRRILISKIHHIEANPKSYQALLISEYEVYLGDEGSLQRIDVREQITSLNMPSVESFLQPNQSAIKEEKKLIKKEQNEH